One genomic window of Nicotiana sylvestris chromosome 10, ASM39365v2, whole genome shotgun sequence includes the following:
- the LOC104240780 gene encoding uncharacterized protein isoform X2 yields MSSSSSPGRSRGGEKEQRARTFDTEAKKMCWAKAETVPGRHPERWRKDSAGNVVCKRFANCQGCLCFEYDHIIPFSKGGESIVENCQILQTRVNRLKANKDEIDINQLKSYSCDIKFTDKELDVIEMAVYGDVIRPGNQCRCRTVAELLGQYKSKDISAPCKLPYADESL; encoded by the exons ATGAGCTCTTCAAGCTCACCTGGTCGATCTCGAGGAGGAGAAAAGGAGCAAAGAGCAAGGACTTTTGACACTGAAGCGAAGAAGATGTGCTGGGCCAAGGCGGAGACTGTACCTGGTCGACATCCCGAACGCTGGCGCAAAGATTCCGCCGGAAACGTTGTCTGTAAACGCTTTGCCAATTGTCAAGGCTGCCTTTGCTTTGAATATGACCACATTATTCCCTTCTCCAAAG GGGGTGAGTCCATAGTGGAGAACTGCCAGATCCTTCAAACAAGGGTAAACAGGCTTAAAGCCAACAAGGATGAGATTGATATTAATCAGCTAAAAAGCTACTCTTGCGATATCAAGTTCACTG ATAAGGAGCTCGATGTAATTGAAATGGCTGTTTATGGGGATGTTATCCGCCCTGGAAACCAATGTCGTTGTAGAACTGTTGCAGAACTGCTAGGCCAATACAAGTCAAAGGATATATCTGCTCCCTGCAAGTTACCATATGCTGATGAATCCTTATAG
- the LOC104240780 gene encoding uncharacterized protein isoform X1, with product MSSSSSPGRSRGGEKEQRARTFDTEAKKMCWAKAETVPGRHPERWRKDSAGNVVCKRFANCQGCLCFEYDHIIPFSKGGESIVENCQILQTRVNRLKANKDEIDINQLKSYSCDIKFTDSIFCCFAISYYRTYLVTQQLRQLQIMDLVTDKELDVIEMAVYGDVIRPGNQCRCRTVAELLGQYKSKDISAPCKLPYADESL from the exons ATGAGCTCTTCAAGCTCACCTGGTCGATCTCGAGGAGGAGAAAAGGAGCAAAGAGCAAGGACTTTTGACACTGAAGCGAAGAAGATGTGCTGGGCCAAGGCGGAGACTGTACCTGGTCGACATCCCGAACGCTGGCGCAAAGATTCCGCCGGAAACGTTGTCTGTAAACGCTTTGCCAATTGTCAAGGCTGCCTTTGCTTTGAATATGACCACATTATTCCCTTCTCCAAAG GGGGTGAGTCCATAGTGGAGAACTGCCAGATCCTTCAAACAAGGGTAAACAGGCTTAAAGCCAACAAGGATGAGATTGATATTAATCAGCTAAAAAGCTACTCTTGCGATATCAAGTTCACTG ACTCTATATTCTGCTGTTTCGCAATAAGTTATTACAGAACCTACCTTGTGACACAACAGCTTAGGCAACTTCAGATTATGGATCTGGTAACTG ATAAGGAGCTCGATGTAATTGAAATGGCTGTTTATGGGGATGTTATCCGCCCTGGAAACCAATGTCGTTGTAGAACTGTTGCAGAACTGCTAGGCCAATACAAGTCAAAGGATATATCTGCTCCCTGCAAGTTACCATATGCTGATGAATCCTTATAG